The Babylonia areolata isolate BAREFJ2019XMU chromosome 24, ASM4173473v1, whole genome shotgun sequence genomic interval acacacacatcacacacacacacacacacatcacacacacacacacatatcacacacacacacacaaagacacacacaaacacacacacacacacagcacacacatcacacacacacacacacacacatcacacacacacatcacacacacacacacacatcacacactcacacacacacacacacacacacacacacaaacacacacacacacacacacactctcacccacactcacgcacacactgggacgcacacgcacacacacacacacacacacacacacacacacacacacgcaaatacacacacacacacacacacacacatcacacatacacgcacacagacacacacacacacacacacacacatcacacacacacacagaaactctcgTCAAGTGGCCGATTCCAGCTGATTCATTCTGAATCGAAGAGACGTGGAggacggggaagggggagagaagttgAGGGCATGGCggatgagggtgggtgatggtgggcaGTTTGTGTCGGGCGGTTGACTTCAGTTTGTTcaaggtgtgttgtgttatgagaCGTCCGGGTAGGCTAGTGAAATCCCGCTCTTTCACGCTTCGAGCACGTgctggtctgagagagagagagagagagagagagagagagagagagagagagagagagagagagagagagagagagagagacagagacagagacagagacagagacagagagacagagacagagacagagacagagagacagacagacagagagacagacagagacagagacaagcagacagacagattgacagatagacagacagagaactggcggggagaaaagacagaaacacacacacacacacacacacacacacacacacacacacacacacacatcacacacacacacgcacacacatcacacacacacacatatcacacacacacacacacacacacacacacacacacacacacctcacacacacacacacatcacactcacacacacacacacacacacacacacacacacaaacacacatcacacacacacacacacacacacacacacacacacagaaactctcgTCAAGTGGCCGATTCCAGCTGATTCATTCTGGATCAAAGAGACGGGGAggacggggaagggggagagaagttgAGGTCATGGTggatgagggtgggtgatggtgggcaGTTTGTGTCGGGCGGTTGACTTCAGTTTGTTcaaggtgtgttgtgttatgagaCGTCCGGGTAGGCTAGTGAAATCCCGCTCTTTCACGCTTCGAGCACGTgctggtctgagagagagagagagagagacagagagagagagagagagagagagacagagacagagacagagacagagacagagaaacagactgagtcagacagacagacagaaagagaacgagctacagagagagacagagaaagagagagacacagacagacagaaagagaacgagcttcagagagagagagagacagacagacagacagacagacagagacagagacaagcagacagacagattgacagatagacagacagaaaacgggcggggagaaaagacagaaacacacacacacacacacacacacacacacacacacatcacatcacacacacatcacatcacacacacacacacacacacacacatcacatcacacacacacacacatcacacacacacacacacacacacacacacacatcacatcacacacacacacacacatcacacacacacacacatcacatcacacacacacacacacacacacacacacatcacacacacacacacacacacacacacacacacacacacacacacacacatcacacacacacacacacacacacacacacacacgcacacacacacacacacgcacacacacacacacatcacatcacacacacacacacacacacacacacagacacatcacacacacacacacacacacacacacaacacacacacacacacacacacacacacacacacacagagaaactctcGTCAAGTGGCCGATTCCAGCTGATTCATTCTGACTCTCAGAGACGGGGAggacggggaagggggagagaagttgAGGGCATGGCggatgagggtgggtgatggtgggtagTTTGTGTCGGGCGGTTGACTTCAGTTTGTTcaaggtgtgttgtgttatgagaCGGCCGGGTAGGCTAGTGAAATCCCGCTCTTTCACGCTTCGAGCACGTgctggtctgagagagagagagagagagagagagagagagagagacagagacagagacagagacagagagacagagagacagagagagacagagacagaaacagagacagagacagagaaacagacagagaaacagacagagagtgagacagacagacagaaagagaacgagctatagagagagacagagaaaaagagagacacagacagaaagagaacgagcttcagagagagagagagagagagagagacagacagacagagacagagacaagcagacagacagattgacagatagacagacagaaaacgggcggagagaaaagacagaaacacacacacacacacacacacacacacacacacacacacacacacacacacatcacacacacacacacacacacacacacacatgacacacacacacacacacagacacacagacacacacacacacacacacacacacacatcacacacacacatcacacacacacacacacacacatcacacacacacacacacacacacacacatcacacacacacacacacacacacacacacacacacacacacacacaatcacacacacacacacacacacacacacacacacacacacacacagagaaactctcGTCAAGTGGCCGATTCCAGCTGATTCATTCTGGATCAAAGAGACGGGGAggacggggaagggggagagaagttgAGGTCATGGTggatgagggtgggtgatggtgggcaGTTTGTGTCGGGCGGTTGACTTCAGTTTGTTcaaggtgtgttgtgttatgagaCGTCCGGGTCACTAGTGAAATCCCGCTCTTTCACGCTTCGAGCACGTGCTGGTCTGACGTCATAAGCACCTGACCGCCTTGCCCAAAGCGGCTTGGGCCGCAGTGACTGCAATAAACTGCAATGAAGTGCTACTGTGCGGCGGTGTAGCAGTATATGTGTAAtccccattgttgttgtttttttttaccctggggACAAAaatgataagtttcagtttcagtttcagtagcttaaggaggcgtcactgcgttcggacaaatccatatacgctacaccacatctgccaaccagatgcctgaccagcagcgtaacccaacgcgcttagaaaatgatggtgataataataataataataataataataataataataataataataataataataataataacaatgataataggcAGATACTTGACCGGCAGTGTAAGGCAATgtgcttactcaggccttgaaggaaaaaacaacaacaacaacaataacaacaacaaacaccaaacaacaaaataaatgaataaatacacaaaacaaaatgtacagtGATAaaaatggtgacgatgatatcaataataatagtgataatcatcatcatcgttatgatggtgataatgaaaataatagtaataataatataatagtaataataataataataataataataagaagaagaagaagaagaagaagaagaagaagaagaagaagaagaagaagaagaagaagaacaacaacaacaacaacaacaacaacaacaacaacaacaacaacaaacaataataataacaaatatagtaatgatatgataatagtaacacaacacaacacaacacaacacacacacaacacacacacacacacacacacacacacacacacacacacacacacacacaccaccaccaccaccaacccactgccacacccaccaccactaacagcaacaacaaaacacaccagatACGCAGCAAAATTTTCAACCCCACAGACATGAAAAcctacaaaacaagagaggcaaggccttcaagactcacttgtgataaattatgtcccctagcattaattacagagtaatttcccttgtttttactatctgcaccattaacgtttgcaaaaataaataaaaattccatgctgagcaaaggaagttcctgtttgaacaaaaaatgataataatgactccttttgttgttgtgtcagaataagaggtcaaagtgccaagtttagagaatacaaaaaatataaatataacagtaaatgcagtttgcatataattaggtttctttttttttcttctttttttggggggtggggggggccatcccagaggtgcaatattgttttaaacaagatgactggaaagaacagaatttttcctatttttatgccaaagtatttgcagagaaaatgtcaatgttaaagtttaccacggacacacagacccacggacacacacacacacacacacacacacagagagagacaaccgaacaccgggttaaaacatagactcactttgtttacacaagtgagtcaaaaaaacccacacatgcccagcactacacataaaagcaaaCTGATCGATGATAGGTGGCTGGGCTAGAATAACCCGGGCGGGTAAAGCccaacatgggggaggggggtaataaGAGTCTGCTACACCGGTACGACTGTCCGGGAGAGGCGTAGCGGGAGGGAAGGGCGCCACTGTCAGAGACCCAGAATcatgttcacgcacacacacacacacacacacacacacacacactgacagacacacacacacgcacgcacgcacgcatgcacgcgtacacacgctCGCACTagcccgcacgcacacgcatgcatactcatgcatgcacacatacacacacacagccacacccttcCATACAaaaaccacacgcacacgcacacatacacatacataaatacccCCCTAGCCTCTCCCTCCACacgcatacactcgcacacattgtgcacacgcacacattacacacaaacaagcaaacacatacgtacacatgcacgcgcactaacacacatacaacacccatatatatatatatatatatatatatatatatatatatatacactcactcacatcacacccacaccacaccatacccacacatacatacatctatctatatatatatatatatatatatatatatatatatatatatatgcacctccttcccccaccccctctcctccctcctcccgacACGACACCCTTAcataaacacccacaccacacccacaccacatccaagCATCCATATatatccccgccaccccccactcccccacacacacagttttcaagtcactgttttctttttctctttcgacTGCTTAACAtggctgccccccacccctcctcccgccccctccccaccaccccgtctgtcttacccccccccccgcccccagctcctcctccttcccccccccccccccacacacacaccctcctcctctctctttctctttctgaagtCAGTATGTTCGACATGTTTGATAGCCTGTTGTCAATGTtcgtgcgttttttgttgttgttttttttctgtagttaGTGTACGGGCCCGAATCCATttgaagaactctctctctctctctctctctctctctctctcgctcgctcgctcgctcgctcgctcgatctgtgtgtgtggtatgtatatgtgcgtgcgtgtctctctctctctctctctctctctttctctctctctctctgtgtgttgtgtatgcgtgcgtgcgtgtgtttctctctctctctctctctctctctctctctctctctctgttgtgtatgcgtgcgtgcgtgcgtgcgtgtgtgtttctctgtctctgtctcctctctgtctctctctctctgtctctctgtctctctgtctctctctctctctgtctctctctctctctctctctctctctctctctctctctctctctctctctgtctgtctcccgtttTTTGTACTTTGCCAATACATTATGTTCACGCAACAAGTCCAACCCGTGGAAAAGCGGTGCACCATTAATTGGCTTTGTCCCTTCCATTACCCACCCTCACAAAGACacacccacctgtgtgtgtgtgtgtgtgtgtgtgtgtgtgtgtgtgtctgtctgtctgtctgtctcgctttctctctcattctgtgtctgtctgtctgtctctctctctgtctttctctctgtttctctgtctgtctctctgtctctctgtctctctctctttctctcctttctctctctctctctctctgtgtctgtctgtctgtctgtctgtttgtctgtctctctatctctgtgtgtgtctctctctgtgtctctgtctgtctctctttctccctctctctgtctgtctctgtctctatcagtgtctctatcactgtatctgtctctctctgcttatccttgtttgtctttttgcttgtgtgcctctctctctctctgtgtctgtctgtctctgtttctctgtctgtctctctgtctgtctctgtctctctgtctctctctgtctctctgtctctgtctgtctctctatctgtctctctctttttctgtctctgtctctctgtctctgtctctgtctctctgtttctctctctctctctctctctctctctctctctccaaacacacacacacacacacacacgcactctcccaACCCAGTCGTCGCATTACCTTAGTTCTTGCAGAATGTAAACTTGTCCGCTGCGGTCACAAAACCTTTCCATGTAGACCCTAAGCCGTGTTTTGTCAGTCAGTTCAATAGGCCAGGTGGAATTGATTGAGTCGTTTGGAGTTGATGTGGGCATGGCACTCGGGGTATAGTCCGTGTTGTTTGGCTGCCATTCTGTggtgtttactttttttcttttcaacttgggctgaatcttgtgtaggcccttctgatttttttttttttttaagagcccTGTCTATTTTCATGGACTGTTGTCTATTCACCGGATGTTCATAGACACGATGTGGTGCAAGTTCCATTTCAAAGGTAGgaaataaacatacatgagcgcgcgcgcgcgcgcacacacacacacacacacacacacacacgtgagtatgtgtgcgtgtgtgtgtgtatgtgtgtgtgtgtgtgtgtgtgtgtgtgtatgtactgtatgtgtgtgtctgaacaggTGTATATTATGTGAGCATATGTATATTtgctcgtgtgagtgtgtgtgtgtgtgtgtgtgtgtgtgtgtgtgtgtgtgtgtgtgtgtgtgtgtgtgtgtgtgtgtgtgtgtgtgtgtgtgtgtgtgtgtgtgtgtttgtgtgtgtgtgtgtgtgtgtgtgtgtgtgtgtgtgtgtgtgtgtgtgtgtgtgtgtgtgtgtgtgtgtgtgtgtgtgtgtgtgtagagagagagagagagtgaattgaTTTATCTttgatatctttcttttcttctctttctggcGTCCACAAGTCTACAGCTCCTGTGGCGTGGTTCTTACAACTGTATGAAAGATCTCTCGCGATGGGCTCATCGCCGAGCATAataaagatcatgatgatgataatagtgaacGCCATTTGTATAGCGCATTTCTCTATAGAGAATTCACATCTCAATGCCCAGAAATTAATGTCCAcacccatccatgcacacacgcgcgcacccacgAACAAGTAAACAGCCCAATTTGacagtcgaaaaaaaaaaaaaaaaaaaaaaaaaaagaatcacaaaaTCCTCACAAAACAGATGATATTTTTTAACCGGGTGTTTGAACAGAGGTGGTATCAGTTATGTCCGAAGATCGACAGGGAGCAATTCCCAGACAGAGGAAGCATACACGAAGCTAAAACTACGGCAGCTGAAAGACTTGAAGTTATTTTGGGGTACTATTCAGATTTCTATTTCCCCTGAAGACTTAGGGAACGCgaagacgtctgtgtgtgtgtgtgtgtgtgtgtgtgtgtgtgtgtgtgtgtgtgtgtgtgtgtgtgtgtgtgtgtgtgtgtgtgtgtgtgtgtgtgtgtgtgtgtgtgtgtgtgtgtgtgaggagtgctTTAGACAGGTAAGGCGGAAGTGTCCTATGAAAATGGCGATAGGTAAGGACTGCACTGCCACTCTGCACTGACTGTAGATgtaattatatgatagtcagtcgtgtccgactataaccatcagaacagcagaggaggcaaaaactgtcccgactatctgggctagaatttgataagaGTTCATAGTGTCCTGCCcgaattacatccccactctctcggccaagaaggacagtcagcgttgcggatgattcccaaaggccagctagcccccaatgGTGCAGCACtgggagccagtgcaattttgtctcccaGTAACAGAGTCATAGTCGatcacaaaatactaagctgtaaacgattccccattgcaatggagaaaccattgataatacagctctcactttgctgttggcccagctgcgtacacttacgtcaatctgtgatatgggCTGAGTGGTAGGTCTAGTGATTGTAGAACCAAACTATTCACCTGTGTGAGCTATTTCAGAAGCAGTGTGACGTGATCTCgcttacatttgtgtgtgtgtgtgtgtgtgtgtgtgtgtgtgtgtgtgtgtgtgtgtgtgtgtgtgtgtgtgtgtgtgtgtgtgtgtgtgtgtgctcaggctGACTTCTGTGACTGAAGAGAGTCGGCGGTAGAAGTAAGATGTGATCTTTCTCTGCTAATGGTGACAATTCACCTGATGGGTTCTTCCGGAGGACGAAACAGATttgaatttatttattcaatgtatttgtttgtttgtttgttttttttaatttattattattgtatttatttatctgtttattgaaGAAGGAGGGTTGCAGAATGGGTGAGAGGCTCATcttccaatacagtgttcgtgagggtgtggggttcgattcctgctaTTGGTCTTTCCCCTCAATATAAtgggaaaatcagactgagtgtTTTGTCATTCACATcagacttctccttcttcttctccttcttcttcttcttcgttcgtgtgctgtgcaacttcccacgttcactcgttcgtacacgagtgggcttttacatgtatgaccgtttttaccccccccccccccccgccatgtaggcagccatactccgtattcgggggtagggggtgggggcggggaggggggggtgacacgagacgataaaccgagtgcaccgggagaaaaaaacaaaacaattgcaacataagtgttgtcctctggcgctgcgttgcgttgtattgcattgcattgcattgcattgcattgtattgcattatattgtattgcgttgtgtttcaGCAACAGCAGAATAGCAcggtgaagtaaaaaaaaagtccCCAACAAAACCTTACGCAAATTTCATCATCACCAAACATCTCCAGTGTGACCTTGAAGGTCAAGGCCCTCCGCTCCCATGACCTCTGCCCTCCCGTGAGGCCACGACCTCTCCATGGAGTTGAAGGTGGCAGGGCGAAAGTATCAGCGCGCCGCCTGGCGCCAGACTGGTGACCTGAAGCGTGTCCTTGACCGCAGGACCAAGGTCAAGGTCTCGGCCCTCCTGTCCCCGGAGAGTCAGAAGGCGATGGTAATGGTGAGGGAGGAGAGTGGTCAGGACAGGTAGGTTTTCTCCCCGGCGATTTCTTTTGTCTGTAATTCCTGgcctcatttttttttcaagttcatttgtgtatgtttgtatgtatgtatgcatttatatctttattcatttatgtatgtattttatttattcgtgtatttatttatttatttatttatttatttatttattcctatttcattcatgcattcattcattttagtTCTTCTCATTTTGTTCCACCTCCCTTAACAGAAAAGGGTGggccttctcacacacacacacacacacgcgcacgcacgcacgcacgcacgcacacacacacacaaagacacactcacatgtacacgcacataacacacacacacacacacacacacacagacactcacatgcacacgcacatacacacacacacacacacacgtgcacacacacacgcacacactcacaaacaaactctttctctctcacacgtaacacacacacaaaaaaaaacacactcacacatttcacacaaacacacacacatactctctctcacacacaaacacacacacacacacgcgcgcgcgcacacacacacacgcaacacacacacacacacacacacacacacacacacatatcatcttTACCTGTTCCCCCCAATCCTTGCAGGAAGAAACCTCAGCAACAGCAGGAGGAGCCAGCGTTGACGTTAGCAGTTCGTGAGCAGTCGTCATCACCAGAAAGCGTCAGTGATGACGTCAGCGAGGCGGATCACGTGGGCTTTGGCGCCCTGTTGGAGCGGATGTGCACGGCGCGTCTCCATGGTGACATCACCGCCAAACAGGTGGCGCCACGACTGTCCAAaaaggtgataatgatgatgatgatgatgatgatggcctagaggtaacgcgtccgcctaggaagcgagagaatcagagcgcgctggttcgaatcacggttcagccgccgatattttctccccctccactagaccttgagtggtggtctggatgttagtcattcggatgagacgataaaccgaggtcccgtgtgcagcatgcacttagtgcacgtaaaagaacccacggcaacaaaagggttgttcctggcaaaattctgtagaaaaatccacatcgaaaggaaaaacaaataaaactgcatgcaggaaaaaatacaaaaaaaaaaaaaaaaaaggtggcgctgtagtgtagcgacgcactctccctggggagagcagcccgaatttcacacagagaaatctgttgtgataaaaagaaatacaaatacaaatatgatgatgatgatgctgatatggatacttgtatataTCGTCtttcctcagtcggagaccaagctctcagcactttacaaatacggggttatttgcataacacatggttatgtatatctatatagactagtttcctgtgtcatccaatcagatttcaggcacgcacacatgcacacacagacacagacacagacacagagacacagacacacacacatgtatatatatatatatatatatatatatatatatatatatatatatatatatatatatatatatatatatatatatatatataataacatttCACGTGTgacctttttattttgtttatttaccccggcatggaggcagccacactccattttctgggatgtgcatgctgggtatgttcttgtttccataacccaccgaacgcttacatggatcaGAGGATccttaatgtgcgtatttggtcatctgcatgcttatacacacgaatggaGTTCAGGAACAAGCATGTctgcatgcacatatgttgacttgggagatcggaaaaatatccgcCCTGTAACCCactaggcgctgttaccgagattcgaacccgagactctCAGGtgaagtgtggtggtgtggtacaAAGAAACACCAGGCACACTAACAATAGAATAAAATCATGCTATCCAagcacaaaaacaccaccaccaccaacaacaacaacaacaacaaaacaaaccccaaaagcaacaagaacaacaaattgCTTGCAATGTTCATTGCTTTCagggttctttcttttgtttaacgtatGATCATTTCCAATAGAACTGCtatagaggagaaaaaaacatcaCTATTCGCGCGTGTgaatgagtaaatgtgtgtgtgtgtgtgtgtgtgtgtgtgtgtgtgtgtagggggtgggggggttcggggCTGGGGTGGCGCCTGAACTGTCCAGAAAggttggtgtgtggttgtgtggaatAAAGGAGCACCAGACTGACCAACAACAGAATCATGGTAATGTGTTCCAGCACCTCTCCCAAAGTATGGACTTGGCGTGGATcagagaaaaagaaccaaaaaaacaaaaaaaaaaacaacaaaacaatcaaacaaacaaacacacacgaacacacaaacaacaacagcagcaacaacaaaatacccaacaacaacaacaacactaaactaATTAAAGAACTAAatgaacaatgacaacaacaacaacaacaacaataataataataataccaacaacacTGAACTAAATAAAGAACTAAatgaataattatgataaaaagaacaataataataatgataatgatataataatgatgataatgatagtagtagtagtagcagtagtagtataatgataacaacaacaacaacaacagcaacaacaacgacgacaacagaaaacagaatacaaacaaatacagataATGGTTAAAGGTCCCAGTGTCTTGTACGGTCCTCAGGACAGTAGAATTCTCACCTACTGTAACAAGCGCTCGTGCATAGAAAGGCGGGGGGCGTAACTCTCTCCTTTTGCCCTTCAAACAAATCCTCCCCTACTGAAGCCAAGTactcaagtgtgcgtgtgtgcgtgcgctcgtgtatgtgtatgtatgtgtgtatgtatgtgtgtgtgtgtgtgtgtgtatgtgtgtatgtgcgtgtgtgtgtgtgtgtgcgtgcgtgcgtgcgtgcgtgcgtgcgtgcgtgcgtgcagcggGCCCTGAGGTCTGGAGACCGACTCCACACGGCGATGGAGGTGGTGGAGATCGTGCGTCATGActgcgatgacgacgacgaccactaTGACGACACGGATGACGAGCAAGAGGCCATCGAGCGAGCCGCGCAGCTGACGTCACAGCAGCGCTGTCAGGCCTGGCTCAACCTGCACTTTGACCCCTCGCCTGACGTCGATGACGCCAGCAGTCTCAGCAGCGCGGACAGATGACGTCAGTGCTCgcctagtcttcttcttcttcgttcttcttctgttTGGGTGACGCAATACcgaagttcttttgtttttgttctctttttttttttcctgtcccaaAGCTTGagggtgtgttattgttgttgtgaggtGACTGAGGTGTGgcaacactctttttttttcttctcaaaactACCTATCCTCTTCGATGTGATGACGTCATCGTggcgagtctttttttttttttaattttctgggaGTGACGCAATCTCTTCTTTGTGTGGTGACATCATGATGACGTATTGACGCACTTTGATGATATTAGAATTATTCTCCTCAAGTGCTTCTTTCATTGAACTCGATGTTTTTACCGACTGATGGTGACCATTACTATGAGGaaaatgaacactttttttttttttttttttacaagttaaGAGTTTAATTTTTACCATCGATGATTTGTATACTAATCCtagctaccactaccaccaccaccacctcatcaaaCGAAACACCAATTATATCCATccatcactctccccccacccctcccgaataaaagggaaggaaaaaaaagaaatacgattCTTGCACGTTGACAGTCTTGGTTGGCATGTTATTTCCCCCCTAACgaaaacaagaacgagaacatcTTCATGCTGGAATGTcccttatgtggagtgatggcctataggtaacgcgtccgcttaggaagcgagaaaatctgagcgcactggttcgaatcacggctcagccgccgatattttctccccctccactagaccttgagtggtggtctggtcgctagtcattcggatgagacgagaaaccgaggtcccgtatgcagcatacaaaattctgtagaaaaatccacttcgatagg includes:
- the LOC143299184 gene encoding uncharacterized protein LOC143299184; protein product: MELKVAGRKYQRAAWRQTGDLKRVLDRRTKVKVSALLSPESQKAMVMVREESGQDRKKPQQQQEEPALTLAVREQSSSPESVSDDVSEADHVGFGALLERMCTARLHGDITAKQVAPRLSKKRALRSGDRLHTAMEVVEIVRHDCDDDDDHYDDTDDEQEAIERAAQLTSQQRCQAWLNLHFDPSPDVDDASSLSSADR